From the genome of Paracoccus seriniphilus, one region includes:
- a CDS encoding cryptochrome/photolyase family protein, with product MTVICWFRRVLRLDDHPALNAACAAGKVIPLVILDPDEARDHPASAQRQAMSLPHLQAALNRHHSQLILRRGDPQKVITRILSETGATQLHTTQGFPFANDHGLQETVRAAGAELHLHPSADLVPRGSVRTGQGGTYKVFTPFWRALRSQDIAQPLPVPTLSSPENWPASDSIDWPEARSAMARGWTVLAEHVTAGEDAAHDRVNRFLEEAVPGYVTRRDLPGQPQATSQISDALAVGEISARRIWRMAMDARMQGQAGTDDFLREIAWREFARDLFHAAPDMATRCWRSEWNDFPWKPDNTDAQAWRKGQTGIPIIDAGMRELFVTGRMHNRVRMIAASYLTKHLLTDWRLGRQWFERTLTDWDPASNAMNWQWVAGCGPDASPYFRIFNPETQAGKFDRGAGYSDLWLDPDSPNARAFAKAAPLSWRIDLRHKPLPEMSLAHGRARAMTAYEGFKKR from the coding sequence ATGACGGTCATCTGCTGGTTCAGACGGGTCTTGCGACTGGACGATCATCCGGCGCTGAATGCGGCCTGCGCGGCGGGCAAGGTCATCCCCCTTGTCATTCTGGACCCCGATGAGGCCCGTGATCACCCGGCCAGCGCGCAGCGTCAGGCCATGTCGCTGCCGCATTTGCAGGCCGCCCTGAATCGCCATCACAGCCAGTTGATCCTGCGCCGGGGCGATCCGCAGAAGGTGATCACCCGGATTCTGTCCGAGACCGGCGCGACACAACTGCATACCACCCAAGGCTTTCCCTTTGCCAATGACCACGGATTGCAGGAAACGGTCCGGGCCGCAGGCGCGGAACTGCATTTGCATCCCTCGGCTGATCTGGTGCCACGTGGCTCGGTCCGTACCGGTCAGGGCGGCACCTACAAGGTGTTCACGCCTTTCTGGCGAGCCTTGAGGAGCCAGGACATCGCCCAGCCGCTGCCCGTGCCGACCCTCTCCTCGCCCGAGAACTGGCCGGCCAGTGATTCCATCGACTGGCCCGAGGCGCGCAGCGCGATGGCGCGCGGCTGGACGGTTCTGGCCGAGCATGTAACTGCAGGGGAAGACGCAGCGCATGACAGGGTGAACCGCTTCCTGGAAGAGGCTGTGCCCGGCTATGTCACCCGCCGCGACCTGCCCGGCCAGCCCCAGGCGACATCGCAGATCTCTGATGCGCTGGCTGTCGGGGAAATCAGCGCCCGCCGTATCTGGCGCATGGCCATGGATGCCCGCATGCAGGGCCAGGCGGGCACGGATGATTTCCTGCGCGAGATTGCCTGGCGCGAGTTTGCGCGCGACCTGTTTCACGCCGCCCCCGACATGGCAACGCGCTGCTGGCGATCAGAATGGAATGATTTTCCGTGGAAGCCGGACAATACCGATGCGCAGGCATGGCGAAAGGGTCAGACCGGTATCCCGATCATCGATGCGGGCATGCGCGAGTTGTTCGTGACCGGACGCATGCACAACCGCGTCCGCATGATCGCGGCCAGCTATCTGACCAAACATCTGCTGACGGATTGGCGCCTTGGTCGGCAATGGTTCGAACGGACACTGACCGATTGGGACCCGGCGTCAAATGCCATGAACTGGCAATGGGTCGCGGGATGCGGGCCGGATGCCTCGCCCTATTTCCGGATATTCAACCCCGAGACGCAAGCAGGGAAATTCGACCGGGGCGCAGGCTATAGCGATCTATGGCTGGACCCCGACAGCCCCAATGCCCGCGCCTTTGCAAAGGCGGCCCCGCTCTCATGGAGGATCGACCTGCGTCACAAACCTCTTCCCGAGATGTCGCTGGCCCATGGCCGGGCGCGGGCGATGACCGCCTATGAGGGCTTCAAGAAGAGATGA
- a CDS encoding TspO/MBR family protein, with product MSRHLSLLVVIAVLAFVASPFLFGQFGGYPPELFPVPQDDPPVQPAGWAFSIWGVIYAWLVASAAFGLVARRSTPDWTAMRLPLLASLVMGFFWIPLAGHAPVWATLLILLMTACAILAMIRAGTGDEWWQVLPLGLYAGWLTAASGVSIGIVLGGYAIMSPVWAAILCLILVCAVTLAVQVQRPMVWTYALAVIWALFGVIVANLSPVSPATVIVAGLGMMAIGLIAWRARRTVTDPDHP from the coding sequence ATGTCCCGACATCTTTCGCTGCTGGTGGTGATTGCCGTGCTGGCTTTCGTGGCATCGCCCTTTCTGTTTGGTCAGTTTGGTGGCTATCCGCCGGAGTTGTTCCCGGTGCCGCAGGATGACCCGCCGGTACAGCCCGCCGGCTGGGCCTTTTCAATCTGGGGTGTGATCTATGCCTGGCTTGTGGCGAGCGCGGCCTTTGGCCTTGTCGCGCGACGCAGCACCCCGGATTGGACCGCGATGCGTCTGCCGCTGCTGGCTTCGCTGGTGATGGGATTTTTCTGGATTCCCTTGGCGGGCCATGCCCCGGTCTGGGCGACATTGCTGATTCTGCTCATGACGGCTTGTGCCATTCTGGCCATGATCCGGGCGGGCACGGGGGACGAGTGGTGGCAGGTCTTGCCGCTCGGGCTCTATGCCGGCTGGCTGACGGCGGCCAGCGGCGTTTCTATCGGCATCGTGCTGGGCGGATATGCAATCATGTCGCCGGTCTGGGCCGCCATCCTGTGTCTGATCCTGGTCTGTGCGGTTACATTGGCCGTTCAGGTTCAGCGCCCCATGGTCTGGACCTATGCGTTGGCGGTGATATGGGCGCTGTTTGGCGTGATTGTCGCCAATCTGTCGCCGGTCAGCCCCGCCACGGTTATCGTTGCGGGGCTGGGCATGATGGCCATCGGGCTGATTGCATGGCGCGCCCGCCGGACTGTGACGGACCCGGATCATCCATGA